The Persephonella hydrogeniphila genome has a window encoding:
- a CDS encoding NfeD family protein, with the protein MKKLLIVLVFLISFQSKADIILSKWEGAVSPVMADYIKRVVTQAEEKNAKLIVIQLDTPGGLESAMRDVIKTIMNTYIPVVVYVYPPGARAASAGAIITISADIAAMAPSTNIGSASPVQMTGREINETMKKKIINDMVAFVKSIAKAKGRNEKVIEKMVTQSINLTAEEALKKGVIDIIATDMDDLIKKVNGRKIKKKNAQITVKIEKNEKIIEVEKGFREKLLSILANPTLAYLLLMIGFYGIFFELYNPGSVIPGVIGAVSILLALYALNTIDVNWLGVLLILLGILFFVLELITPTFGALAVSGVIALLIGSIILVDPSSPYGDIPLKVIIPVVIFSTVFFLSIAYLGVKAQMKKSLTGKEGMIGKTGIAETDINPKGKVFVEGEIWDAYSETPIKKGEEVKILSVEGLRLKVTRAHRKK; encoded by the coding sequence ATGAAAAAACTGCTCATTGTTCTTGTCTTTCTCATAAGTTTTCAGTCAAAAGCAGATATCATTCTCTCAAAATGGGAAGGAGCTGTATCTCCTGTAATGGCAGATTACATAAAAAGAGTTGTAACACAGGCTGAAGAAAAAAATGCAAAGCTGATAGTAATACAGCTTGACACTCCAGGTGGACTCGAATCTGCCATGAGAGATGTTATAAAAACAATTATGAACACTTACATACCGGTTGTTGTTTATGTGTATCCTCCTGGAGCAAGGGCTGCCTCAGCAGGGGCTATCATCACTATATCTGCAGATATAGCTGCCATGGCACCTTCCACAAATATAGGTTCTGCATCTCCGGTGCAGATGACCGGCAGAGAGATAAATGAGACTATGAAAAAAAAGATAATAAACGATATGGTTGCTTTTGTTAAGTCTATAGCAAAAGCAAAGGGAAGAAATGAAAAAGTAATAGAAAAGATGGTAACCCAATCTATAAATCTTACTGCAGAGGAAGCTCTTAAAAAAGGAGTTATAGATATTATTGCAACAGATATGGATGACTTGATAAAAAAGGTAAACGGTAGAAAGATAAAGAAAAAAAATGCACAGATTACCGTAAAAATAGAAAAAAATGAAAAAATTATTGAAGTAGAAAAAGGCTTCAGAGAAAAACTACTTTCAATTCTTGCAAATCCAACTCTGGCCTATTTGCTTCTTATGATAGGCTTTTACGGAATATTCTTTGAGCTTTACAATCCAGGTTCTGTGATTCCAGGAGTTATAGGAGCAGTATCTATACTTCTTGCTCTTTACGCATTAAATACCATAGATGTTAACTGGTTAGGAGTTCTTCTTATACTACTGGGTATACTGTTTTTTGTCCTTGAACTGATAACACCTACATTTGGAGCTCTGGCAGTAAGTGGAGTTATAGCTCTTTTGATAGGCTCTATTATCTTAGTAGATCCTTCTTCTCCTTATGGAGATATTCCCCTAAAAGTGATAATTCCTGTAGTTATTTTTAGTACAGTATTTTTCCTTTCTATAGCTTACCTCGGTGTAAAAGCTCAGATGAAAAAAAGCCTTACCGGAAAAGAAGGTATGATAGGGAAAACAGGTATAGCCGAAACAGATATAAACCCTAAAGGAAAAGTTTTTGTAGAAGGAGAAATATGGGATGCTTACTCTGAAACTCCTATAAAAAAAGGAGAAGAAGTAAAAATTCTCTCTGTGGAGGGGTTAAGATTAAAAGTAACAAGAGCCCACAGAAAAAAATAA